catggttctgggttcagtcccactgcgtggtaccttgggcaagtgtctggtGTTATaactttgggttgaccaaagccttgtgagtggatttggtaggcagacactgaaataagcccattgcgggtgtgtgtgtgtgtgaatatatatatatatatgagtttgtccttcactacttgacaacttgtgttggtgtgtttacgtccctgttgcttaggggtttggcaaaagtgagacagaataagtaacaggcttaaaaagaaagaagtactggggttgattcattcaattaaaaacttcaagacagtgccccagcatggccacaatctaatgactgaaacaaaagaaaaagataacagATACTCTCCCACCCACACATCCAATTTATTTGAATGTAACAATACAAAAACACGCAGACAAGGTGCttaagataaaacaaaactcacCAATTGTACCAATTGAACCAACAAACACAAATTATCTAAAAGTCAAgcatatcttttattttgtttcagtcagtagactgtggccatgctggagcactgccttagagaatttttttttagtgaaatgaattgaccccagtacataatattcttcaagcctggtactcactctgtcagtctctttagctgaactgctaagttacggggacataaacacaccaacactgtttgtcaagtagtggtggaggacagacacagaaacaaagacaaacatatatatatatgtgtatgtatatatatattaacaacaggcttctttgagtttctctctacgaaatccactcaaggctttggtcagcccaaagctatagtagtagacatttgcccaaggtgcagcacctgtgtgtgtgttgcgttacACCCTCCAACTCCCTCCACCTGTACCGGTGatcagttgaaaaatacggctgttataatcttttacacatatacatacacagaatgggatttatatattataggatatatatatatatatcatcatcatttagcgtccgctttccatgatatATCCAAGAGCAGAATAAAACGGGTGATTAAGTTGGActtattattataacatcataAACTACATatctaggcacaggcatggctgtgtggtaagaaacctgcttcccaaccacatggtttcaggttcagtcccacggagCATCACCTTGGCtaagtttcttctactgtagcctcaggctgaccaaagccttgtggctggatttggtagacagaaagaaaccaatgtgtgtctgtgtttgtccctcccactatcgtttgacaaccaatgttggtgtgtttatatccccataacttagcactttggcaaaaagatatcgatagaataagtactaggcttacaaagaataagtcctggggtcgatttctttgactaaaacattttaaggtggtactccagcatggccgcaattgtatgactgaaacaagtaaaagaaaatctttCATTCGTATATCTAAGTATGTTGTGCAATAATTTTATGACCAACTTAAAACACCTGATCTTCAcaagaaaatagtaatttaattCCTTAATTACcaactcatgtacacacacgtgcatatgtatacacaggtgATGGTAGTGTCTTGTAGTCTAAGAAAGGTAGTTCTGCAATTTCCTGCAGAACAACCTGTACACAAGATTTATTTCTAGGGatgaaatgtttgtgctgtacattaaCTCACACCCTCCATCGAATCAATGTTGCCCAAATGGGTGAACGGTGCACATGTCAAGTGCAATGTGAGACAAAGTGtctttttgctcaagaacacaacaaatcatcattatcatcatttaacacctgttttccatgctgatatggattagacagtttgacaggaactggcctgATGCACAACTCTACCAGGCTCCGGTTGTCTgtcttggtatggtttctacaactggatgtcaaCCACtctagagtgtactggatgcttttcacgtggcaccagcactggttctaattcagtgaaggaacctcctcctcctccaaaaatGGTTTACATCCCAGCTCAACCAGTTGTGCATGGTTTAGCAGTTAGGGTATTTGGTTCACATTTGTAAGATCATAAGTTCAATTCTCAGCAGCACttagtgtccttgagcaagaattattatttcacgttgctccagttctctcagctggAAAAAGTgaattgtacttgtatttcaaaagacGGGTCTTGTCACatggaatctccctgagaactatgtcatGGGTACATGTATGTTTGGGGactgctcagtcacttgcacataaTTTCACAAGCAGAATGTTCTGCTGCTCAGTGGacacaaaataagaaagaagagatTTACTCAATCAgttctgacctggggctaaataacaacagcaataacacaaCAAAGCAAACTCTTCCCCctcaaaaaaacaaataacagcaataaattaatacTTGTAGAATATATGCTGCCAAATTTTATCTAATATTTTCAAGAGGATTCCATTTATGTCGGATCAACAGTGGTAATATATAGTTCTCAGTCTTCACAGACATGGCCTGGGATTTTGTCACATACCCGTGTCGTCATAAATAACTCCTTTTGCTGCAAGagagatgaataataataataataataataatacaaatacaaataaatagaagagtgccatattATGTGAAACTGGTTGAatgatatttcggcatctagcaTGGAAGGCACGCTAGATGCTGTAATATtgttcaaccaatttcacatgatatgatactcttctatttatttgtgtgtaactTCTGGATTAGTTACCTTGGTCCTATatagtcttaataataataataataataatgtccattggacactttgcaacaagtatggacttgacagagctaaaaattggtatgaccacaagcccgaaggcatcatcgaaaatgataatgcaaagatcctgtggtattttatgattcagtgcggccATGAGATAGAagataggaaaccagacatagtcttaattgagaaagaaagcaaactatgttggatcatagatatagcatgcccaactgacaacaaggtgtgcaataaggaagaaagaaaagtcaatagatatgggaggttaagcagttgtggtcaatgaaaaaggtggtagtggcacaaataattgtcggagccctgggaacagtgagtaaaaatcttgagaagtacgcggaacaaataggggctgcaataagggtggagcacttgcagaaaacatcactgcttggaaccgcttgaatactccagaaggtgctcaaaaaatatgGCGTGTTACCTTAGTTAActggtgaacagctgacaccatagtccatctctagcgttagaagctgtgcaaaggcaataataatgatttaaaattttgccgCAAGACCAGCAAATTTAAGAGGAGAAGTTAATTAGATCAATCCCggggctcaactggtatttattttatcaatcctgaggcagaattgttaggatgctgagcaaaatgtttaactgtttcatctgtctttacattctgagttcaaattccacaaaattAAGCTTTGAGCCTTTTGGGGtcattgaaataaataccaggtgGGCACTGGGGGCCGATGCTAGCCCTGTGATATTCAAATTTTCTTATAGTTAAATAACGATGGctttcaataattttaaattccacatATTTCCATAGAACAAGGAACTAACCTCTTCAGTTGGGAGACAGGGACCAAAAGCCTCGATAAGGAGGGGTTCAGCAATGACAGATGTTCGGTAATCGCTGAATGAGAGTCTGGCATCATGATCGACATCCTGTGTCAGCAAAGGAAGATAAACAATGAGACAAGGCTAAAATCaaagacaacaataacaaaaataaaataaatattcaaataaaataaggtggtatcaaaaagtttgtGAACTCgttatatttcttaaaaaataacttatttaccaaagttttaacatcatctcctttgaagtaGTCCCCTTGCACAGCACTACaccggtcccagcattcctgccattTTTGGAATCAAGCCTGGAGGTCGTTTTCTGTAAGAAAGTCAAGGAGCTTCTgtgattcgctctggatctcaAAATAGTGACCTCTAAGCTGCATTTCCATCTTGGAGAAGAAATGGAAGTTCGCAGATATTAAATCTGGTAAACAGGGCAggtgcagaagcaataccatgttgtttttggtgagaaactcacgagtgaggagagcttggtgacagggtgcatcATCATCGTGAAGAGTCCAACACTTCATGCTCCACTGAACCGGTcactttcaccaaatgtcctcactcaaatgcttcaaaacatcacagctgaactctcgattgacagtctggccctggagaatgaattctcaatgcacaataccgcAGATGTCAAAAAAAAAGACtatgagcatgctcttgattgagttGCAGCTCTGTTGTGCCTTCTTCATTTGTGGAGATGAAGGGCTATTTTATTGTGATGACTGCTGCTTCGTCTCAAACTCATACTCattgtctctgtagcagacttcccaagtttaatgcaaaatttcacgttggcttctttgttccaacttccatgatcacaaaaacaaaaatttcacaacttgtgatataaacacagcgatgtcacttaGCACACACTGCCTCATGAGGGTCACTGCTTGCTCTCACTACACATGCAAATCCTGTGCTGCCAGctgttggtgtgctacagaactagtctgggaactttttgataccacctcatacctgcaatatttgttctggttcctTATGTTAGAAGTTCTTCAAATCTCAGTGAGGCAAACTTTGCCCCTTTACTTTTACCACAACAAATGTCTCTATCATCATGTGACTTCTGTGCAGTCAAACCATCCCATGACATATTCACTGGACTAACAcagtcttaaccctttcattactgtatttattttgagacactctgtgtttcattcaattacttgaaatataacaaagaatttagtaaaatgacttagttatcattcagctagtgttaggaacataaattgtgactaaagtttggtggaagattttaattcaaaacttatgaaaacaagacatttgtactcagagacagattcagccgggttggtactgaaagggttaatgtttggTTTAGAGGTTAGGGTATTCGGATCATGAtttctgagtttgattcccggcagCGCATTGTGTCCCTGTGCAAGACAATTTacttctcattgctccagttcactcagctggcaaaaatgagttgaatgtgtaattcaaagggccaacctttgAATTaaactgtggcaccttgggcaagtgtctaatatagcttcagaccaaccaaggccttgtgacagaaactgaaagaagccatcatatatatatatatatatatatatatataaataaataaataaatatgtgtgtgtgcctttgtgtctgtgtttgttccccacctcaacttaacaaccaatgttggtgtactGACATGCCTATAACTtaacaattcagcaaaagagactgataaaataagtaccaggttttaaacaaaaatgttctggagtcgattcattcaactaaagattCTTTGAGGcaaggccccagcatggccacactctgatgactgaaacaagtaaaagataaaagagagaagaTATGAATAAACAATAGCAATCGTCtatttaccattttcttcaaCACCATATCCACAAGGTCCTTGATTCCTTCATCGGGATCTTCTTCTGTTGGTTGCTGgagaattagagaaagaaatgtaaatattgaACAGAAGACAAGAAACTTTCTATGGTTGAGATTCCAATAATTTGCAAAAACATTTCCAGTTTGAATATCCAGTTCTTCTTCCCATCTCTTGTCTGTATTCACATGCgaaggtgtgtggcctagtggttaggaagTTGCATTCACGATGATTAGATCGTAGGTTCAATTCTATGACtaagtggtgtgttgtgttcttgagcaaaacactttatttcatgttgctccggtGCCCCTTTTGATCGGAagaggaatgttggcctgctccccTGGCCAGTGGGgctggcatcatttgaaggctaaaacaaagccaaaacgcattgtgaccaacacctgacagcctggtcggtcacCTGGTCACGTGAccagtttgtttatatatgtatacgtgtctgtgtatgtatgtattctaatgatgatgatgatggtaactatGACGATGGTAACtatggcagcagtgatggtgacactgacaatgacaacagtaataaagatgatgatgacaacagcaacaaccaggAATTGAAACATCATCcctgacatatgtatgtatctccatTTAGTTGGGAAAAAGAATACTCAGTGACATAGTAGagattaataacacacacacacacacacacaactaaatcACCAAGACATTGTTATAGTTCACCCtcttatacacaagcacatacacaaccCCATATGCATACGtagtacatatggatatataactTATTGTCCCATGCATAGAGAATCTGGCTTTCTCATCCCTGCTGCTCAAACCAAACCAAAAAACTAACCTTGATTAAACAGTTCTTCAGCATTTGAAACATTTCTTCTCGGGAAATATAACCATCACCGTTGAGGTCGTACACATCGAAACAATCTGATGGAAAGCAGTAAAGAATACAGTGTAAGGAATTAAAAATGGACCCAGTACActctggcatttggaaggacatcaagcAGTTGAGACCATGCAAAAACAGCCGATTAGAGCATGGTGTAGAtctctggctggccagctcctgtcaaaccatccaacccatgccagcatggaaaacagacgttaaacaacagtGGTAATGATGACACTAACAACAAAGTCTCTCTGGTTTTAAAATATGTTCTTCACCATGTTACAAGAGGAGACTAGAAGGATTGGTGACTAAAGGGTTGGTGAAACGATGCCTTAGAAAACCAGCCCAACCCAagccagtcattagactgcgatcatgctggagcacagcttgaAGTGTCCCAGCTTATttctaagcctgatacttattctatcagtattttttgctgaactgttaagttacaggaatgtaaacacaccaacactggttgttgagTGGTAgtaggggaaaaacacagacacaaagacacccaggatgaaaattaaaaaaaccacTTACAGGCCATCTTCTCTTCATTATTTCCTCTGAGAAAAACAGACAATCCACCGATCCATTCCTCAATGCTGATCCAGCTGTCATTATCTTTATCAAATGCCCTGAAAACTAAGAGAGGGCCATCATATGAGTTTGGGTTAGTCACATGTGATGAATAAGACAGAGGAAATGTAATTAACATCTGATAAACAAATTAAGGAGGCAAAGCTGGTAGAAGCATTGGcacacggggggggggggggcaaatgctCAACGGAATTTCTCCTGACTCTATATTCTGAATGTCAAATCCCACCAGGATTGaacttgtctttcatcccttacaggcttgataaaataagtaccagttgaatactgagggttgatgtaactgacttaactcCTCCTCCttaattgttggccttgtgccaaaatttgaaaccaaaacctGAATAAACAAAGGTTTTCTTTAAATTGCTTAGTaatggtgaaggcgcatggtttagtGACGAGGAGGGTTTCCAGCTCTTGACTTTacagtcatgagttcaatacccagcagtgcattgtgtccttgaacaagacattttatttcatgttgctccaatccactcaactggcaaaaatgagtggaactggtatttcaaaggcccagccttgttacactctgaaTCTCCTTAAGAACTATGTAAAGGGTACACatgcctgtggagtactcagccacttgcacattaatttcacgagcaggctgttctgttgattgattctactggaacactcatcgtcataactgatggagtgtcaTTTAATAATGCTttaaaatcttggcacaaggccagcaatttcaggggaggatgtaagttgattagattgaccccactgcgcaactggtacttattttatcaaccccaattcTCTGCCAtattagtaatttatttatggaccctggaaggatgacctcaataagatttgaacttaggatgcatgaagtcagaacaaataccataaaTACAGGGGcaagcatgtctgtgtggtaagaagcttgcttcctaaccacatggttccaggttcagtcccactgcatggcaccttggataagtgtcttctacaatagcctcaagccaaccaaagcctcgtgagtggatttgatagacggaaagaagcctgtcatctgtgtttctctccccccctcactgcttggcaaccagtgtgtacgccccataacttagcagttcagcaaaagagactgatagaataagtaccaggtataaAATTAAAAAGTACAAGGGTCAATTCATTCACCTAAAAATTctcaaaggtggtgccccagcatggccacagtctaatgactgaagccaatgaaagataaaagatgagtCTGATGCTCTGATATTTTTGCCAATTTACCAGAACTGAGATAATTCAGTGAAAGGGAATTACCTGTCTTTCTGGCAGAATCCTTGCCATGTTGGATAAAATGCTCAAGTGGCATTTCCTTTGTCTGAGATTAAATTCCATGGAAGTCACTGACCTAAGATCCAACTCTTCTCCCCATGAAGAAGCAAACTTTGGaaacagaaccaccaccacctccttctccttcctctactactactactactactactactattactacttcttctccttcatcatcattagcatcatcaccatcatcaccaccccaccaGCTGAGCTttccccctcccctgaaattgctggccttgtcccagaatttgaaattattattatatttgagtCTAAAGaagcagcaagatggcagaattgttagcttgctggacaaaatgcatttcgtccatttttatgataagagttcaaattccttcaagatcaactttgcctttcatcctttcggggtcaataaaataaggactagtTTAAGCCAAAATAGAAATGGATATTTCAGTCTAAAGACATACAGTCTGTCACAGAAGCCATAAGACTTAGATTTCACAAACCTCGATCCATTAAAATGTCGTTGGTCATTCcaaatatatacaacagaatatcccgGAACCTGATCCTGTCTAGTTTTTTGTCTGTGTAGTGTTGGTACATCTTAATCAGGTAATTCGTTTCATAGCGTGAAACTGGAAAAGATAAACAGACCCTCGGGCAGTTGAGGGTCAAACAGAAGAGCTTGATATAACAACAAACTAATATGAGAGCACTTATGTATTCAAAcagcctactagaaatagcagtcacatttCCTCTCAAATCAAACTTTATCATATTAAAAGCAGGAAGACTATTGCATCAATTAAAAATCAGTTGTTGATCAATTCTTATACACTGTGGTGTACATCTAGAACCAGGTCACTAATACGTCTCTGAATCCATTATGGGTCAGCAGTTATAGACCAGTAGTTCCCCACAAAGGTCCCTatgagattttgctgttaaaatttatctgcaataaatcatTTACACTTCTACAATGCACCAaagatttcaacaattttttttaatacaattcctaataataactGGCTCTGTGTTAGTCACTATGAtcagagttccagttgatccaatgaaTGGAACAG
The window above is part of the Octopus sinensis linkage group LG28, ASM634580v1, whole genome shotgun sequence genome. Proteins encoded here:
- the LOC115225916 gene encoding EF-hand calcium-binding domain-containing protein 1-like; its protein translation is MKPIVELAKISHFSRYETNYLIKMYQHYTDKKLDRIRFRDILLYIFGMTNDILMDRVFRAFDKDNDSWISIEEWIGGLSVFLRGNNEEKMAYCFDVYDLNGDGYISREEMFQMLKNCLIKQPTEEDPDEGIKDLVDMVLKKMDVDHDARLSFSDYRTSVIAEPLLIEAFGPCLPTEEQKELFMTTRVCDKIPGHVCED